A part of Acidobacteriota bacterium genomic DNA contains:
- a CDS encoding acyl-CoA dehydrogenase family protein — translation MTPEGIRREVSAWLDEKWRVDRPLIEWREILLEGGWAAPHWPEEWYGRGFTLDQTMVVNEVFRERDVVPAAQVGPRGLASETILACGSDDQKRRFLRPILTGEHTWCQLFSEPGSGSDLAGLSTRAEFKGGKWIVNGQKVWNTSAHHADFGLLVARTDWDVPKHQGISYFLLDMRQPGVEARPLRQMNGHQSFNEVFMTNAVVAPEDLIGGEGNGWHVAKTTLSFERRGFSRRVRGSSLDGRKQGPIYAEYEEELRIATEPYTWYPQREGRVDLVLPRARETGAINDPATRQEIAKLICLYTGARLASDGAEAKRKAGTTEIIPAGSIGKLAASVIARQASHVHTMISGADALLSGSDSAADGIIAEVLVSVPAISIAGGTDEIQRNIISERVLGMPKGYRADQGPFRDIKRNA, via the coding sequence ATGACTCCTGAGGGGATCCGGCGCGAGGTTTCGGCCTGGCTCGACGAGAAGTGGCGCGTCGACCGTCCCCTGATCGAGTGGCGGGAGATCCTGCTCGAAGGCGGCTGGGCGGCGCCGCACTGGCCCGAGGAGTGGTACGGACGCGGCTTCACGCTCGACCAGACCATGGTCGTCAACGAAGTCTTCAGGGAGAGGGACGTGGTTCCGGCCGCTCAGGTCGGCCCGCGAGGGCTGGCTTCCGAGACGATCCTGGCCTGCGGATCGGACGACCAGAAGCGGCGCTTCCTGCGACCCATCCTGACCGGCGAGCACACCTGGTGCCAGCTCTTCAGCGAGCCGGGCAGCGGCTCCGACCTAGCGGGCCTCAGCACCCGGGCCGAGTTCAAGGGCGGGAAGTGGATCGTCAACGGCCAGAAGGTCTGGAACACGAGCGCGCACCACGCGGACTTCGGCCTGCTCGTCGCGCGCACCGACTGGGACGTGCCGAAGCACCAGGGGATCAGCTACTTCCTGCTCGACATGCGCCAGCCCGGTGTCGAGGCGCGGCCGCTCAGGCAGATGAACGGCCACCAGTCGTTCAACGAGGTCTTCATGACGAATGCCGTCGTGGCGCCCGAGGACCTGATCGGCGGCGAGGGCAACGGCTGGCACGTGGCGAAGACAACGCTCTCCTTCGAACGTCGCGGCTTCAGCCGCCGGGTCCGGGGATCCTCGCTTGACGGGCGGAAACAGGGGCCCATCTACGCGGAGTACGAAGAGGAACTCCGGATCGCGACCGAGCCCTACACCTGGTATCCACAACGCGAGGGCCGGGTGGATCTCGTCCTGCCCCGCGCCCGGGAGACCGGCGCGATCAACGATCCGGCGACGCGGCAGGAGATCGCGAAGCTGATCTGCCTGTACACCGGGGCGAGGCTCGCCTCCGACGGCGCGGAGGCCAAGCGCAAAGCCGGCACCACGGAGATCATCCCCGCCGGGTCGATCGGCAAGCTCGCGGCGAGCGTCATCGCGCGCCAGGCTTCCCACGTCCACACGATGATCTCGGGCGCCGACGCCCTGCTGAGCGGGTCCGACTCCGCCGCGGACGGGATCATCGCGGAAGTCCTCGTCTCGGTGCCGGCGATCTCGATCGCCGGCGGCACGGACGAGATCCAGCGCAACATCATCTCCGAGCGCGTGCTGGGGATGCCGAAGGGGTACCGCGCCGACCAGGGCCCGTTCCGGGACATCAAGCGCAACGCGTGA
- a CDS encoding acyl-CoA/acyl-ACP dehydrogenase, producing MQTEFSKEQNLLRDVVSRALRDKSPATAVREQMASDRGYDEAVWQELCGDAGLAGVHVPEAFGGAGGGAVELGIVAEEMGRTLFCGPWFASAVMAGTALLEAASESERQALLPGIANGSTIATLVLDDLNGPAGVGGSIRAAEDGKLSGTAGMAVDAHVADLLLVTASGAGGLGLHAVEAGASGLSVEPLQVVDPTRKLSRVVFTDVPARRVGDVTGDALDRIWDRICSALAHEMIGGAQHLFETTVNYTKERYQFGRPIGSFQALKHRCADLLLEIEIARALTHHSARCLSAGEGEPYAASMAKAAAADAYMSAARAGIQLRGGIGFTWENDTHLWFKRAKGSEVLFGTPAIHRERMMTMLEGAA from the coding sequence GTGCAGACGGAGTTCTCGAAGGAGCAGAACCTTCTCCGCGACGTCGTGTCGCGCGCCTTGCGCGACAAGTCGCCGGCGACGGCCGTCCGCGAGCAGATGGCCTCGGATCGGGGCTACGACGAGGCGGTCTGGCAGGAACTCTGCGGCGACGCCGGGCTGGCCGGCGTCCACGTCCCGGAGGCCTTTGGCGGCGCCGGCGGCGGCGCGGTCGAACTCGGCATCGTCGCAGAGGAGATGGGGCGGACGCTGTTCTGCGGTCCCTGGTTCGCTTCGGCGGTGATGGCCGGGACCGCGCTGCTCGAGGCGGCGAGCGAGTCGGAGCGGCAGGCGCTGCTGCCGGGCATAGCCAACGGCTCGACGATCGCCACCCTGGTGCTCGACGACCTGAACGGTCCGGCCGGCGTCGGCGGGTCGATCCGCGCGGCGGAGGACGGGAAGCTGTCCGGGACGGCCGGGATGGCCGTCGATGCCCACGTCGCCGACCTGCTGCTGGTCACAGCAAGCGGCGCCGGCGGACTCGGGCTTCACGCGGTCGAAGCCGGCGCATCCGGTCTCTCGGTCGAGCCTCTCCAGGTCGTCGATCCGACCCGCAAGCTGTCCCGGGTCGTGTTCACCGACGTTCCGGCCCGCCGCGTCGGCGATGTGACCGGCGACGCCCTGGATCGGATCTGGGACCGGATCTGCTCCGCTCTTGCCCACGAGATGATCGGCGGCGCGCAGCATCTCTTCGAGACCACGGTGAACTACACGAAGGAGCGTTACCAGTTCGGCCGGCCGATCGGCTCCTTCCAGGCGCTCAAGCACCGCTGCGCCGATCTGCTGCTCGAGATCGAGATCGCCCGGGCGCTCACCCACCACTCGGCGCGCTGCCTCAGCGCCGGCGAGGGGGAGCCCTACGCCGCCAGCATGGCGAAGGCGGCAGCCGCCGACGCCTACATGAGCGCCGCGAGAGCCGGTATCCAGTTGCGGGGCGGGATCGGCTTCACCTGGGAGAACGACACCCACCTCTGGTTCAAGCGGGCCAAGGGTTCCGAGGTGCTGTTCGGCACGCCGGCGATCCACCGGGAACGGATGATGACGATGCTGGAGGGCGCGGCATGA
- a CDS encoding TetR/AcrR family transcriptional regulator, protein MNSRTDGQAARRPRRTQAERRAESEREILRAAATLFGRQGYIATTLEQIGKEAGYSSALVSLRYGSKEGIVEAIVDRSQTRASDAVFEPEEGVTGMAALNRIFTGYSELLRDAEQWMRALFMLMTDSLGPLDRKIDLFRAANDRFAAAIEQAVHEGQEAGEIRTDVDSTGTAFEILASIRGTTLLWLLDPEKIDLVAAVEDLRASVEDRLST, encoded by the coding sequence TTGAATTCGAGAACCGACGGCCAGGCCGCGAGGCGACCACGCCGTACCCAGGCCGAACGGCGGGCCGAGTCGGAACGCGAGATTCTGCGCGCGGCCGCGACGCTGTTCGGCCGCCAGGGCTACATCGCAACGACGCTGGAGCAGATCGGCAAGGAAGCCGGGTACTCGAGCGCCCTCGTATCGCTCCGCTACGGCTCCAAGGAAGGGATCGTCGAGGCGATCGTCGATCGCTCCCAGACCAGGGCGAGCGACGCTGTCTTCGAACCGGAAGAGGGCGTGACCGGCATGGCCGCCCTGAACCGCATCTTCACCGGCTACTCGGAACTGCTCCGTGACGCCGAGCAGTGGATGCGCGCGCTGTTCATGCTGATGACGGACTCGCTCGGGCCCCTGGATCGGAAGATCGACCTGTTTCGCGCCGCCAACGACCGCTTCGCCGCCGCCATCGAGCAGGCCGTTCACGAAGGGCAGGAGGCCGGCGAGATCCGGACCGATGTCGATTCGACCGGGACGGCGTTCGAGATTCTCGCTTCGATCAGAGGCACGACGCTCCTCTGGCTGCTCGACCCGGAGAAGATCGATCTCGTCGCGGCCGTCGAGGATCTCCGCGCGAGCGTCGAGGACCGACTGTCGACCTGA
- the yghU gene encoding glutathione-dependent disulfide-bond oxidoreductase: MNDSQYTPPKVWKWDTESGGRFAKINRPIAGPTHDAELPVGEHPLQLYSLATPNGVKVTVMLEELLELGRDAEYDAYLINIGDGAQFSSGFVAANPNSKIPALVDHGTEPPTRVFESGAILIYLAEKFGDFLPREHGPRTECLSWLFWQMGSAPYLGGGFGHFYAYAPEKIEYAIDRFTMEVKRQLDVLDRHLADARYMAGDEYSIADMAIWPWYGALAAGHLYEAGEFIEGQSYENVNRWGREIAKRPAVKRGRMVNRAWGPPETQLRERHGAADFQTKTQDKLEPEAD; the protein is encoded by the coding sequence ATGAACGACTCGCAGTACACCCCGCCCAAGGTCTGGAAGTGGGACACCGAGAGCGGTGGCCGCTTCGCCAAGATCAACCGGCCGATCGCCGGCCCAACGCACGACGCGGAGCTGCCGGTGGGCGAGCATCCGCTTCAGCTCTACTCGCTCGCCACTCCGAACGGAGTGAAGGTCACGGTGATGCTCGAGGAGCTCCTGGAGCTTGGTCGCGACGCGGAGTACGACGCCTACCTGATCAACATCGGCGACGGCGCCCAGTTCTCGAGCGGCTTCGTTGCGGCGAACCCGAACTCCAAGATCCCGGCGCTCGTCGACCACGGCACGGAGCCGCCCACCCGCGTCTTCGAATCGGGAGCCATCCTCATCTACCTGGCTGAGAAGTTCGGCGACTTCCTGCCGCGGGAACATGGCCCCCGAACGGAGTGCCTGTCCTGGCTGTTCTGGCAGATGGGGAGCGCGCCCTACCTGGGCGGCGGCTTCGGCCACTTCTATGCCTACGCGCCTGAGAAGATCGAGTACGCGATCGACCGGTTCACGATGGAAGTGAAGCGTCAGCTCGACGTGCTCGACCGTCACCTGGCGGACGCCCGCTACATGGCGGGGGACGAGTACTCCATCGCCGACATGGCGATCTGGCCCTGGTACGGCGCGCTGGCCGCCGGTCATCTGTACGAGGCCGGCGAGTTCATCGAGGGACAGAGTTACGAGAACGTGAACCGGTGGGGCCGCGAGATCGCCAAGCGTCCGGCCGTGAAGCGCGGCCGGATGGTGAACCGCGCGTGGGGACCGCCGGAAACCCAGCTACGCGAGCGTCACGGCGCGGCCGACTTCCAGACGAAGACTCAGGACAAGCTCGAGCCGGAAGCGGACTGA
- a CDS encoding NYN domain-containing protein, which produces MSAALEAATEPAEPAQAMTEAQVTTEATEAAEATEAAEATEAAEAAAPAPAKRRRRRRRGGRRGGATPPAARSGKAGRAAALLDLGGLERSLEGESELDTEGLLARLDGELGQLVLRRVYADASDERLDRKALHGGGVEVVDVPSGTEVRGCSAAVRIVVDALELCYTKRGVGTVVLGATSVQMLPLVAKLQQNGVTVIGLGGAGGDALVRAQCDRFIDLSG; this is translated from the coding sequence GTGTCCGCCGCGCTGGAGGCGGCGACCGAACCGGCGGAGCCGGCCCAGGCGATGACGGAGGCCCAGGTGACCACGGAGGCCACGGAGGCCGCGGAGGCCACAGAGGCCGCTGAAGCCACGGAGGCCGCTGAGGCCGCGGCACCCGCACCGGCAAAACGACGCCGGCGTCGGCGCCGCGGCGGGCGCCGCGGCGGCGCCACCCCGCCGGCAGCGAGGTCCGGCAAAGCGGGCCGCGCGGCCGCACTTCTCGACCTCGGCGGGTTGGAGCGCAGCCTGGAGGGCGAGTCGGAGCTCGATACGGAGGGGCTGCTCGCCCGGCTGGACGGCGAACTCGGACAGCTCGTCCTGCGCCGCGTCTATGCCGATGCGAGCGACGAGCGACTCGATCGCAAGGCGCTCCACGGCGGAGGGGTCGAAGTCGTCGACGTGCCCTCGGGCACGGAAGTGCGCGGTTGCTCCGCCGCGGTGCGGATCGTCGTGGATGCTCTGGAACTCTGCTACACGAAGCGCGGCGTGGGCACGGTGGTGCTGGGCGCGACGTCGGTGCAGATGCTGCCTCTGGTCGCCAAGCTGCAACAGAACGGCGTGACCGTGATCGGTCTCGGGGGTGCTGGAGGCGACGCGCTGGTGCGGGCCCAGTGCGACCGCTTCATCGACCTCTCCGGCTAG
- a CDS encoding deoxynucleoside kinase, producing the protein MDALPYRYLAVDGPIGVGKTTLVEMLAQRFEGVKILEDVDNPFLEAFYRDRPGTAFQTELYFLLTRYKQQLDLAQEELFEPVRLADYTFAKSRLFAYLNLTDGDLMLFEKLYDLLEPQLSQPDLLIFLTADIDTCMARIHKRRRAIEQNISADYLGELIEAYNHHYYHYDGSPLLVVDSRNLDFEHKPTDFEELLHHISRQIRGTEYFVPARST; encoded by the coding sequence GTGGACGCGCTCCCGTATCGGTACCTGGCCGTCGACGGACCGATCGGCGTAGGCAAAACGACCCTGGTCGAGATGCTCGCGCAACGCTTCGAGGGGGTGAAGATCCTCGAAGACGTGGATAACCCGTTCCTCGAGGCGTTCTACCGCGACCGGCCCGGCACCGCCTTCCAGACCGAGCTCTACTTCCTGCTGACGCGCTACAAGCAGCAGCTCGACCTGGCCCAGGAAGAGCTGTTCGAGCCGGTACGCCTCGCCGACTACACCTTCGCGAAGAGCAGGCTGTTCGCCTACCTGAACCTGACGGACGGCGACCTGATGCTGTTCGAGAAGCTCTACGATCTGCTCGAGCCGCAGTTGAGCCAACCGGACCTGCTGATCTTCCTGACCGCCGACATCGACACCTGCATGGCGCGGATTCACAAGCGCCGCCGCGCCATCGAGCAGAACATCTCGGCCGACTACCTGGGCGAGCTGATCGAGGCCTACAATCACCACTACTACCACTACGATGGGTCGCCCCTGCTCGTCGTCGACAGCCGCAATCTGGACTTCGAGCACAAGCCGACCGACTTCGAGGAGCTGCTTCACCACATCTCGCGGCAGATCCGCGGTACCGAGTACTTCGTGCCCGCGCGCAGCACCTGA
- a CDS encoding thiazole synthase — MTTPEPLVIAGREFHSRLILGTGKYSDEQVMVDAFDASATEMVTVALRRVNLDDLGKGSLIDHIDQDRYLLLPNTAACYTADDAVRTARLARELGGWNWVKLEVIGDEKTLFPDNEELLAATRELVADDFIVLPYTTDDPITCRKLEDLGAAAVMPLAAPIGSGMGIRNPANLRIIVEQANVPVIVDAGVGTASDAALAMELGADGVLMNTGVAGARDPVRMARAMKLAVEAGWLAANAGRIPKKLYATASSPAEGVLG, encoded by the coding sequence ATGACCACTCCAGAGCCTCTAGTCATCGCCGGCCGCGAGTTCCATTCGCGCCTCATTCTCGGCACCGGCAAGTACAGCGACGAACAGGTGATGGTCGACGCCTTCGACGCCTCGGCTACCGAGATGGTCACGGTGGCCCTGCGGCGCGTCAACCTCGACGACCTGGGCAAGGGCTCCCTGATCGACCACATCGACCAGGACCGCTACCTGCTGCTGCCCAACACCGCCGCCTGCTACACCGCCGACGACGCGGTGCGGACAGCGCGGCTGGCGCGCGAGCTGGGCGGCTGGAACTGGGTCAAGCTGGAGGTGATCGGCGACGAGAAGACCCTCTTCCCGGACAACGAGGAACTGCTTGCGGCAACCCGCGAGCTGGTCGCCGACGACTTCATCGTGCTTCCCTACACGACGGACGATCCGATCACCTGCCGCAAGCTCGAGGACCTCGGCGCGGCGGCCGTGATGCCGCTTGCGGCGCCGATCGGCTCGGGGATGGGCATCCGCAATCCAGCGAATCTGCGGATCATCGTCGAGCAGGCGAACGTACCGGTCATCGTGGACGCCGGCGTCGGCACCGCGAGCGACGCCGCCCTGGCGATGGAGCTGGGCGCGGACGGCGTGCTGATGAACACAGGCGTCGCCGGCGCCCGGGATCCGGTACGGATGGCCCGGGCGATGAAGCTGGCCGTCGAGGCCGGCTGGCTGGCGGCCAACGCCGGCCGCATCCCGAAGAAGCTGTACGCGACGGCGTCGTCGCCTGCGGAGGGCGTGTTGGGCTAA
- a CDS encoding tRNA (adenosine(37)-N6)-threonylcarbamoyltransferase complex transferase subunit TsaD: MSKANGAATPFEGFVLGIETSCDDTACAVLDAEGRVLSSVVSSQLDVHRPFGGVVPEAASREHLRNWPGVSAAALQEAGVDWSDVGAVAATRGPGLVGSLLVGLSLGKAISYSLGVPFLAVHHLEGHLFSPLLRTDGASRSVPESMVGLVVSGGHTSLLAVDGPSGAVTSLAETRDDAIGEAFDKIGHRVGLPFPAGAEVDRLAELGDPAAQPFRVARIKSDELAFSYSGLKSQALRALGEIDGYGDEPAAKAEPARTPAHPVGGPDPAGTERDDESWPRDVLDLLAGFRRAAVAQLIDRLDRLSDERPVERLSVSGGVAANRLLRREVALWGERRGADVLLVPLRYCGDNAAMIAHAGLLRLRRGDTDDPRSADAESRIPF; encoded by the coding sequence CGACGACACCGCCTGCGCGGTGCTCGACGCGGAGGGTCGTGTGCTTTCGTCCGTGGTCTCCAGCCAACTGGACGTACACCGTCCGTTCGGCGGCGTGGTACCCGAGGCGGCGTCTCGGGAACACCTCCGCAACTGGCCCGGGGTGTCGGCCGCGGCGCTTCAGGAAGCGGGCGTGGACTGGTCCGATGTCGGCGCCGTCGCGGCGACGCGCGGGCCCGGCCTGGTGGGCTCGCTTCTCGTCGGGCTCTCTCTCGGCAAGGCGATCAGCTACTCGCTCGGCGTGCCCTTCCTTGCGGTGCATCACCTGGAGGGCCACCTCTTCTCGCCCCTGCTCCGGACCGACGGCGCGAGCCGGTCGGTACCCGAGTCGATGGTCGGCCTGGTCGTGTCCGGCGGCCACACCAGCCTGCTCGCCGTCGACGGTCCGTCCGGCGCCGTGACCAGCCTCGCCGAGACCCGGGACGACGCGATCGGCGAGGCCTTCGACAAGATCGGCCACCGTGTCGGCCTGCCCTTCCCGGCCGGCGCCGAGGTCGATCGGCTGGCCGAGCTCGGCGATCCGGCGGCCCAGCCGTTCCGCGTGGCCAGGATCAAGTCCGACGAGCTGGCGTTCTCGTACTCCGGACTGAAGAGCCAGGCGCTGCGCGCGCTTGGCGAGATCGACGGCTACGGAGATGAGCCGGCCGCCAAAGCGGAGCCGGCGAGGACGCCGGCGCACCCAGTGGGCGGTCCCGACCCTGCGGGTACCGAGCGCGACGACGAGTCCTGGCCGCGGGACGTGCTCGATCTCCTCGCGGGTTTCCGGCGCGCCGCGGTTGCGCAGTTGATCGACCGCCTGGACCGGCTCAGCGACGAGCGGCCGGTGGAGCGGCTCTCCGTCTCGGGCGGCGTGGCGGCGAACCGCCTGCTGCGGCGGGAGGTCGCCCTCTGGGGCGAGCGCCGCGGCGCGGACGTGCTGCTCGTCCCGCTTCGCTACTGCGGAGACAACGCGGCGATGATCGCCCACGCCGGTCTGCTGCGCCTCCGTCGCGGCGACACCGACGATCCCCGCTCGGCCGACGCCGAGAGCCGGATCCCTTTCTAG